The following are from one region of the Paenibacillus sp. KS-LC4 genome:
- a CDS encoding 5'-deoxyadenosine deaminase: MTTILIRNATIMTMNERGDIVTGDLLIRGKRIAQIGGEISADGVERIIEADGKVILPGFVQTHIHLCQTLFRGRADDLALIEWLRERIWPLEAAHSPDSVYYSAMLGIGELIRSGTTTILDMETVHHTESAFQAILESGIRAISGKVMMDHGTEVPLALQENTQQSLQQSVDLLEKWNGAGDGRIQYAFCPRFVVSCTEELLIGVRDLSAQYKVKVHTHASENTGEIAIVEAERGKRNVVYLDHIGLARPNLILAHSIWLDEEEKRIIKERGVKVTHCPGSNMKLASGIAEIPELLREGIDIGIGADGAACNNNLDMYQEMRLTAFIQKVKHGPTVMDARTVLRMATMGGAKVLGMEDDIGSLEEGKLADLQMLDLEDFHVYPSYDADWFSRVVYAATRGDVDTVIIDGQIVMEKRIMKTIDKPLVLREADRSLRGLLARL, from the coding sequence ATGACGACTATACTTATTCGCAACGCAACGATTATGACGATGAATGAACGTGGCGATATTGTAACGGGAGATTTGCTCATTCGCGGCAAGCGTATTGCTCAAATTGGCGGGGAGATATCAGCTGATGGGGTGGAGCGAATCATTGAGGCTGATGGCAAAGTCATACTTCCCGGCTTCGTACAGACCCATATCCATTTATGCCAAACGTTATTTCGCGGTCGGGCAGATGATTTGGCTTTAATCGAGTGGCTGCGCGAGCGGATTTGGCCGCTAGAGGCGGCTCACAGCCCAGATTCGGTTTATTATTCCGCAATGCTCGGCATAGGTGAGCTGATCCGCAGCGGGACAACAACGATTTTGGATATGGAAACGGTGCATCATACCGAGTCGGCATTCCAGGCGATATTAGAGAGCGGCATTCGTGCCATTTCCGGCAAGGTGATGATGGACCACGGCACGGAAGTGCCGCTGGCGCTTCAGGAAAATACGCAGCAATCGTTGCAGCAAAGCGTGGATTTGCTTGAAAAATGGAATGGCGCAGGCGACGGCCGGATCCAATATGCTTTTTGTCCAAGGTTCGTTGTGTCTTGTACAGAGGAGCTGCTCATTGGAGTACGCGATTTATCTGCGCAATATAAGGTTAAGGTGCATACCCATGCTTCCGAAAATACCGGAGAGATCGCAATTGTCGAAGCGGAGCGAGGCAAGCGAAACGTCGTTTATTTGGATCATATCGGGCTGGCAAGGCCGAATTTGATTTTGGCGCACAGCATTTGGCTCGATGAGGAAGAGAAACGGATCATTAAGGAAAGAGGAGTGAAGGTCACCCATTGTCCCGGCTCCAATATGAAGCTGGCATCCGGCATTGCGGAAATTCCCGAGCTGCTGCGCGAAGGTATTGATATTGGCATAGGAGCGGATGGAGCGGCATGCAACAACAATTTGGATATGTATCAGGAAATGCGGCTGACCGCCTTTATCCAGAAGGTGAAGCATGGCCCGACGGTCATGGATGCGCGCACCGTGCTGCGGATGGCGACGATGGGCGGTGCGAAGGTGCTCGGCATGGAGGATGACATTGGTAGCTTAGAGGAAGGCAAGCTGGCAGATTTGCAAATGCTTGATTTGGAGGATTTTCATGTGTATCCATCCTATGATGCAGATTGGTTCTCGCGCGTGGTCTATGCGGCAACCCGTGGCGATGTGGATACTGTAATCATTGACGGACAAATCGTCATGGAGAAGCGCATAATGAAGACAATTGACAAGCCGCTTGTGCTGCGAGAGGCTGATCGTTCTCTTCGTGGACTGCTGGCAAGGCTGTAG